ACCTTTTAATGCACCACATGGAGCATCAAGCCTCGATCCTCGTATTCGTGGTGGTGCCCAGGCACCGGAAAAATATAAAAAAATGTATCCTCATTTGAAAGACAGCCTCGTTACGAAAAAAAAGACGGGACGCTACGAATTTCGTGAGAGCTCCAAAGGGCCTGTGATCGCGCAGGGGGTTTCAGCTAGCAAACGGCGTTTGGAGTATGTCGCTTCTATTACTTGCATGGATGCCGCCATTGGCGAAGTTTTGGATTTGCTTGATGAATACAAAATTGCAGATAATACCATTGTCGTTTTCTTTTCTGATAATGGAGGTGGGGGAGGATCAGACAATTCACCTCTTAAAGGTAAAAAAGGGATGATGTTCGAAGGGGGCATACGGGTTCCCTGTATCGTGCGATACCCAAAAAAAATTAAGGCGGGTACAGTCAATGAAGGATTACTCACCTCATTGGAATTAGTGCCCACATTCCTCAAGGAAGCAGACATTCCATTACCTGAAGAGATTGTCTTTGATGGATACGATATGTTGCCGACGTTGATGGAACAAGGAGAGTCTCCTCGAAAGGAAATGTACTGGCAACGCCGGGCTGATAAAGCAGCGCGGGTGGGAAACTGGAAGTGGGTAGAATCAGCTAAAGGAGATGGTCTGTTTAATCTTTCGCAGGACGTGGGGGAGAAACATGATCTTTCAAAATCACATCCTGAAAAGCTGAAAGAGATGAAAGCTTACTTTGCTAACTGGAAAAAAGAAATGGCCGAAGCGGAACCACGTGGACCGTTTCGTGATTTTTAGTTACAAACTCCTTTACTTTAAGGATTCACTTTAGTCAGGAGTCTCTGTTTACGAGTTGGTAACTTGACTAATGTGTCAAGTGGCAGATTCTTCTCGACGAGTTCCACTCCGCAAATCAGGGGTTTCCCCTTGGTTGCTGTGAAGGCTAAGTTCAACGTGCCAGCAAGGGGAGTTTGAGAGAACTCGCGAACATGAATATGGTGTCCGGCTTGTGTTTCCTGGTAGATATCTAAATCTTTAATCAGTGGCTTCCCATTTAGGGAAACGCTGAAGATGCGTTGTTCTGTTGTGGAGAATTCAGGCTCTACAAAATAGAGACGTAATGTATAATTTGAGCGTTTTAAGTTTTTCAGGGTGATGCTCTTAACTCCACTGATTCCAGATGCGCCCACCCAGGGCCAGCCGCGCCCACCTTCTACCCAGAGTGAATGCTGATAGAAGGGGGTAACATTCTTCGGTTCTATTGTAAGATCAAGTTCGGGAGAAGGGCCTCCTACACTGGGGGCGTCAAGCCAAAGAGTTCCCCGATCTGTTTTTCGATCGCCGGGAGCACCAAAATTTAAACCCACTCGGCGAATTTCTTTTGCCTCACTTTTGCCCCAAACCATCCATTGTTCATACACTTCGGGCATCGAAATTAAAGAAAGACCAACTGGTAATGGATAACTGCAGGTACATCCCTGAAAATAATAAGGTACGTTCAACAATCCGTTGGCAGGAACAATGCTGTTCGTGCAGCCGGAACGGGGGCCGCTGATGTGTATGGTACCACTTTCTACACGCTTGTCATAAAAGGCGGCTGTCCCGGATCGCATGGTATAGAGATAACTATAATCAACACCTCCATCACAGCCGTAGCTTTTGGGAAACGCACGCGGTTCTGACTGACCGGTTAAAGGGTTCGTACGTTCGCCGATTACCGGAGGTGCAGGGCTCCAGTCATTTTTCTGGTAAGGCGGTCGGTACTGACTGGGTTGTTTTTGCGTTTGATCCCGTGTTGGCAATTCCTTAACGAGTGTTTTCGCCTGTTTTTCGTTGAGTGTCCTACCAGTATAAACATCAGAATATTGAGGTTTAAGTAATTTATAAGGTGGACGAATTCCAGCAGGATAACCTTGCCAGTACTTAGAGTGTGAGATCATCACACCGTCAACAAACATAGGTTGGGGGGCTCGTTTGAAATTTCCGACGCTGTCGTCATACCAGAGCACACCTACAGGTGCTTTCACTAATTCATCTGGACTCGACCAGCCTCCGGTATAATTCGTTGAACCGGGAATCGCACCTGCTTTTTCGATGACCGTGTATCCGCTGTGTCGTGAAATTTGTGCCTGGGACAAGTCTCGAAATTCCTCTTTTAATTTAGAATGAGTCTCTTCCGTGCAATTTAACAGGAGACTGCCTCCATAAGGTCTAAGAGAGGGATACAAATTTGTTACCAGTTGTAAAAATGATTCAAAGCCTGAGTGCTGAGGCTCCTGAGCAATGATCAGCTGCGCAAAGTAAGCTGGCATCTCAAAGTCTGACAGCGGTCCTTCGATAAAAGAAATTTCAGAGGCGGTCCAACCTTGATTATAGTACGTATGTCGGAGTGTTTTGGCCTGATCCAGGTCAGATTCCAAGGCAACAATGTAAAGAGATTTGTCTGTAAGTAACCCTTCAATCAGCTTTGTGTCAGGTATCCCTGCCAGCAACACGTTTCCCCCTCCAGCAACTCGTTTAGAAATGACGGATGGCAATTGGGAACCTGTTGCTTGAGGTTGTGTCGTTTCTTGACGATTCAAAGCGGGGGAGACATGCTTTTGCGTTGATACTTTTTCAGAACCTAAGCAGTAGATACTCCCTTCAAGCGTGGTAATCAATAATCGGTTGGACGCTACCAGCATTGAATGAATTGTTCCTGTCACTCCCGGATATTGTTTTTGATAGGTAAGTTGTTTTTCTCCTGCTTGAATCTGCTGACGTATCCCACGTTTTCCGTCCGGGCCATAGTTTTGCCCGTTTTCATGTCGCGCGGAATTAACGTCTCGATCAAATAACAGATCTGATTTTGGGGCTTCGGTTTCACCACGCCGCGCCGCCTTACCTGCTGCCGTGAACCAGCCTCCTGGTTTACGCCCCGCTTTAGGGAGTTGGAATTCAATGAGTTCTCCGGTTTGTTTATTGAGGCGAGCTGGGAATGCAGTGCCACAGGGAACGATCAATTCGTCGCCTGTAATGAGCAAGTATCCCTGCGGAGTCACTCCACCAAAGGCTTCTGCTGCGTGAGGATGTTGTCCATAAATGTATCCCAGTCGATCATTGATCCAACGGCGCTCCCCAGTCTCTGCATTCAATGCATAAATAAATATGCCTTCAAACGGCCAGACACCGGCTGCGAAATAAATGGTGTCTTCATCAACCACTGGTCCACCTCGTACAGGCCAGACTGAGATGAGTCTACGATTACCCAGAATCAGACGGCTGGAAGGAACCGCTTGAAATTTCCACTGTAGCGCGCCAGTTTGAGCAGCCAGTGAATAAAGATAGCCATCATCTGAGCCAAATAGTACAGAGTCTTTCCAAGCTACAGGAGCCAGGCGAACAGGACCGTTAGTATAAAATCGCCAGAGTTCTTTGCCTGTTTTGACATCGAGGGCAGTGACTGAATTTGTATCGGATGAACCATAAAAGAGGATTCCATTTTTAACGATGGGTTCATATCCGGCATCAAATTGTAGACGAGCATTTTTGAACGCGGGGTCTAGTTGCGGTAAATGATGTACCCAATGGACGTGTAGCGTATCCGGAATCGTTTGCTCTGTTTTTGCAGAACGTTGCGCATTCAAACGCCACATGGGCCAGTCGCTGGCTTGAGTCGGTCCAAGAAGCGTATGAAGAAATAACAGCGTAAAGATCATTTGGTATGAAAAGATATTTGGCATCAGCCGAACCTTTTTGGAAGGTATGATGATTTCGGTAAGGTGAGGGGGGGAATCGTTCTCTCTACCAAATTAACAAGAGTAGAGACGTCATTCAACTCTTTGATTCAATACTCTTTTCAGCAGAAGTATTATTTGAGTCAGATCGAACAACTTGCCGACTGGCCCAGATGGCTGCCAGGCAACACAGAATCAGTTCAATGAACCAGAAGAGATGAGGCCAGGGGGCCTTCAGGTTGGCGATGGCAGAAATCCGATGTTTTAAGTAGGATGAGATTTTGAGTAGATCCTTTTCTCTTTTTCTCCGTTCCGTTTTTGCTTCTCGAATCTGTTTTAATACCTGCTCATAGTCTTTTCGTGCTTTAGGATCTTCAGGTGGTTCACTGGTTGCAATCACGCGGTCGATGGCAAACGATGTTTGATCTGCTTTGAACCGTTTTAGTGTCATTTCCCGATAGCGTTGGTGAGATAAGTACAGAACGAGTGATTGACCCAAAATGGTCAAACAAACAATAACGAGAATCAATGTCTTCTTAACAGAGAGTTCAAACTTGATCGCCAAGGTCGTTAAAACACCACCTGAAATTAATCCATAGACTACGGCATAGACGAGTAGTAGTTTGAGGCGTTCAGGGAGATGGACTGCCAACAGAGAGAGGGCCGTTATGAGTACCGTTGCGATAATCAACCATTGAATAAAGCTGGCTTTTTGATTCGGCTGGCGTTGAGGTTCTGTTGACTGATCCGTCATAGTTTCGATTTCATAGCGAGAAATGAGTAGTGGATAAACCACAGGCGGATTGAACACGTTCCAGGACTTCCTTGCCTTTTTCTCTGGCGGTTCTCGCTCCTTCACTGAGAATATCATTGACTGTGTCGGTGTCTGCGGAAAGTTGTTCTCGTCTTTCTCTTGCTTCCCTAAAGTATTCGAGAGCCGCTTCATGAACCGCCTGTTTGGCGTCGCCATAACCCATGCCTCCTGCACGATAGCGGGCTGCCAGCTCTGCCTGCTGACTCTCATTTGCGAACAATTTATAGAGAGCGAATACCGAACAACTGTCTGGGTCTTTGGGATCTTCCAGAGTTGCAGAGTCTGTTTTGATAGACATCACTTTTTTACGTTGTTTTTTAGGGGGCTCAAAAATTTCAATGACATTGCGATAACTTTTTGACATCTTTTCGCCATCGATACCTGGTACTTTTGCTGAAGAATCCAGGACTCTTGATTCTGGAATGGTGATTGTTTCACGAAACAAAGTGTTAAACCTTTGTGCCAGATCTCGTGTCACTTCGACATGTTGGATTTGATCCTGGCCTACGGGGACCAGATCGCTGTCGTACAGTAAAATGTCTGCTGCCATTAAAACTGGATACGTAAATAAACCTGCATCAGCGGCAATGCCTTTCGCTTTTTTATCTTTGTAAGCATGACATTTTTCCAAAAGGCTCATTTGAGTGATTGTCATCAAGATCCATGTTAAACTAGTGACCTCGGGAATATCTGATTGTCGAAACAGTGTGGCCCGTTTGGGATCCAGACCCAGGGCAAGAAGATCAATGGCAGCTTCCTGTGTGTTCTGTCGAAGCTGATCTGCATTTCGAATTGTGGTTAATGCGTGTAAATCTGCGATGAAATAAAAAGCCTGATCATTGTCTTGCAGATCAATGTATTGCTTGATCGCTCCGAAATAATTCCCCCAATGAAAGCGGCCTGTTGGCTGAATTCCCGATAACACACGCATGAGTCAGTTCTCTTTTTCGCTATGTAATCAATTGTTGATTAAAACAGGGTTACTGTAAGAGTAAAACAATTAGCAAGTTGGTTATCTTTCAGGATACACGAGAGATCCTACAAGTTCACTCACTCGTGTGCATTTTTCCTCAAGGACAACTTGTTCCAGCTCTCCAACCAATTGTGTTGCAAGACCTGGGTTATAAAAATTGGCTGTACCAATTTGAACAGCGGAGGCACCTGCGACGATGAACTCCATTACATCGTCAATGTTGGCAATGCCCCCGACACCGATGATCGGAATGTCTAATGCACGAGAAACCTGACAGACAATTCGTAGAGCGACTGGCTTAATGGCAGGACCGCTGAGGCCACCAAACACGCCTCCCAAAATGGGCTTTTTGTGACGCCAGTCGATCGCGGTTCCTTGAACCGTATTGATCAGAGAGACAGCATCAGCACCTCCTGAGGCGGCTGCCTGCGCAATTTCAACGACACTGGTTACATTAGGAGTCAATTTCGCAATGATGGGCAGCTGACAGCTCTCAGTGACCTGTTTGAGCATTTTCTCTGTCAAATCTGGTTGTGTGCCAAAATCAACGCCCCCACTGACATTCGGGCAAGAGATATTTAACTCCAATGCTGCAATCTGATCTTGAAAGGAATTAAGTCGTGCAGCCATCACTGCCATCTCATCAATGGTGCGGCCTGCTATGTTGACGATTAACGAGGTGTCGAGCGAGGCGAGATAGTTGAGATGTTTTTCCAGAAACAGATCGATTCCATCGTTATCTAAACCAATCGAATTTAATAGTCCTGCACTCGTTTCAATGGTCCGTGGTGGAGGGTTTCCAATTCGTGGTTCTGTCGTAATTGTCTTGGGAATAATTCCACCGAGTTGGGAGAAGTCGAGGAATGGTTCCATTTCTCGAGCATAGCCAAATGTACCCGATGCGACCAGAATAGGATTTTTTAGATGCAGGCGGTTCAGAGTAACTGATAATAGATCCGTTTGGGTAGGGGCGTTCATCGGAGTCTCATCCGGTGCAGCCAGAGGCTACATGATCGTTCCTTTTAAGTTGATTACGGGATAAGTGCCCTGCAAACCGCCAAGTACTAAGGCCAGTTATCAAATCATTGCACTGCGTTATTAGACTGTGAAGGGATCGTTAAAGACCCACAGAACACTATCTTAGCGTGCTTAGATAGTGAGAGCCAGTAAGAGCGCTACTGAAAACATAAACCTTAAACGCACAAAAGCTGCCAGAAAAGATTTTTTGGCAGCTCAGCACAATTTACTATTGCGATTTTCAATTTCGTAGGCGAAACCATTGGATGATCGAAAAGCCATGTATGCTTTGACAAACTTAGCTTAAATCACTCCACCATGTGTTCGATATGGTGTGGCTACATCAGGCATATCCAGCCCCCAGATTCGTTCCCAGATTTTGGGGATGTGCCGCATACTTTCTGATTGAAAGATTAATTGGCGAGCACGATCATCTCTGGATGAAGAGTAGATAGGAACTACACATCCGACCTGAGTGAAGGACATTGCGACTAACATGCTGGCCAATAAAAACTTACGCATTTTTTTCTCCATGATATGGTTGTTCCATATATGCTGGTGTGAATCCCAGGCAGAGATCCCTTAATTCAAACCATTGAATAGAAGGCATCAAACCAATATCGAAGGTGTTAAAGTGCTGAAATGTAATAAGGAGGAGTTTGAAGAGGTGGGATTATAAATGCCACATTTAATCTTCTCTAGGTCGTTTTATCGACAATCAGGCCAGGAGACTTTGGTAAAAAATGCGGATTATTCCAATTATTGTGGTGAATCTACTTATCAGGCCTATTTAACAGGATTTACGGACAATAAACGGTGAAATTACGGTCCATTTGTTAATTATATTGAGAGAGTTTTCTCTAATTGACAACTCATAAAAAAACCGGTCTGTTTTCGTACATTCAAAACAGACCGGTCATGAGAAAGTTCATACCAGTTCTTTCAACATTAAACTCTTTAGAAAACAGACTTAAGGAGTATGTTGAGTTCCCGACGCATAAGAACCGTTATTGTAGGTACCTACTTGTGGAGAACCTGGAGACTGTTGAGCCGCCGGTGGTGATTGTTGCGGTTGAGATGTCGCCGCAGGATTCCCCACCTGAGGTTGCGAAGCAGCGGCTTTCAGTCTGGCTGCTTCTTCTTCCAGATCACGTACTCGTTTTTCCATTTCCTTTCCAGGTTTAAACGTTACGACATATTTCTCTTCTACGTCGACACGTTCTCCTGTCCGTGGATTTCTTGCCTTACGCGCAGCCCGCTTTTTGACTTCAAATACGCCAAAATTGCGGAGTTCAATGCGCTTGTCGGTCACAAGTGTGTCGACAATGGCGTCAAACGTTTTTTGCACAATCTCTTTGGTTTTGAGTTGCGTCAGACCAATCTCTTCCGAAATCACTTTGACAATCTCTTTTTTCGTCACGACTGGGTTCTCCCAATTCTGAGAAGCCGTCGGACAGCTACGCCCTTCCATTGGGCAATTCAGAGCCGTCTCAACTGTAATGGGTTACACGACTTAGTGTCACGATAGATTATTTCCCACAATTGAACAGTAAGTCAAGACCGATCTTTGGCTGGCAACAACAATCAGAGGGTTCTTAGACAGTTTTTCACTAGTGGAAAGTAATTTTTGTGATTCCCAGTCTGAGATGCTCTACTTCATTTAAAATTAAAACGAATTCTTGTAAGTCATTTTAAATAAAGGGAATAAGAGAATGATTTTCTATGAACAAAAGCTCTATAAGTAAATGATTGCACCTTCGTTTACACTGAATTCAGCTCACAAAGATTTTTTTTACAAACTTCAAACGAAATTGGTAAAAAGGGATGTGGAGAGCCACTTTAGTACGATTTCAGCGTTACAAAGTCTTTAAAGATAGATACTTAATTAACGGAAATTATTTGTCGCTCATTCGTGACTTATGGTGAATTAACTTATTCGACAGTCCGTAACGTGTTTTCAGAACATGGTGAAATCTGATTTGACTTAAGCACACGTAAGCTAAAGATTAGCTTCGTCTGAGATGCATGAGTGAAAAATAATTCAAAGTTCATAAGTCACTTTGTGCTGCACGTTTTTGAATTTCATCAAAGCTTATGAAAGCTCCTTTACCTGCACCAGGGCATTCTGGTGTAAGTGATTTCCAGCTCTCTTCACTTTCAAGATTTGATTTCCAGAAAGGCCAGGTGCGACATTGTGTGGGACGTGCTTCATAAACAGTACAGCATCTCTTTTCTGGATCAAAGAATGTACAATCACCATTCGCATATTCTGTTAATGATCGCCTCCCTGCGTAAAGTCGTGTGTGCATTAACAATACTTCGCCTTTGGATTTACCCGTTAGTTCTGCAATGGCTTCAATTTCTGAGTCTTCTACCCAAACAACTCCAGGGGCACCGGTGCAACAATTACCACATTGCGTACATGTAAAATTCAGACCTTCTCGATACCAGGGAGTTTGTTCAGAATGCTGATCACTCATTTTCCAATTCGCTTTTCTGTGTTGTGTTAAACTGTGGTTTTAGATCTCTTTTTGTAAGATACTTGTGGGTATATGTCAAATATTAGCAAAGAAACAAAGGTCGGTGGAATGATTCTCTGTGGTGGTGAAAGTTCCCGCATGGATTATCCCAAAGCGTGGCTTCCTATGGGAAATGAGTTGATGTTACAAAGAGTGGTCAGGGTCGTTTCTGATACTGTCTCGCCAGTAATTGTTGTTGCCTCGCAGAAACAGAAATTACCTGAGTTGCCAGAATCGGTCACTGTTATTTTTGATAAAGAAACCGGAGCAGGCCCCCTACCTGCGATTGCACACGGATTGGCTACATTGAAAGATCGGTGTGATGCCGCTTTTGTATCAGGTTGTGATACACCGTTGATTGATGTTAAGTTCATCACAAAGATCATTTCTGCCTTGGGTGAGAATCAACTGGTTATGGTTCAGGAAGGGAAATGGTATCATCCGCTGGCTGCCGTTTATCGGACATCATTGATTGAGCAGATCTATCATTTATTGAACTCAAACCAGCGACGGCCCATTGATTTGGCTGAGAGCGCGAAAGCATGTTTTCTCAAAGCAGATGTGCTGCGCGAAATTGATCCTGAGCTACGAGGATTACAGAATATTAATACACGTGAGCAGTACTTCGAACTTCTAAGGGAAACTGGATTAGCTAACTCAACGAAAATACCCTTTTAGGTTAGATCTTTTGGTTGGTCATGAGAATTAAACTAATCGATTATTGAGGGTAGGAACCACGGTTAGCACGAATGACCGCCATCTCCCAGCGTGCCACATCCTCCGGAGTCAATTCATATACGTTGATCGAATATCCCAGTTGTGCTTTGGGTTTGAAAAATCGAAAATACCCTAACATATCAAGGCCAATATTATGACGGCTGCCATCTGGTTTTCTGGCAGAGTAGGGCCGACCCTGTATGAGACTTGCGCTAATGGCATAAAGCCCGGGGGCTGGTCGTAATTCAGGAGGTAAATGATAATTGATATCCTGAGATGATGGGGGAACGGTTCCAAAATAGGCTAACCCGATGTCATAGAGCGCATTGTTATCAACATATTGTTTCAGAAGGTATAGATCTTGTCCCCAATCGAGGTTGGAATCGATTAAGTGTTGGGCACCGTTTTCAGGGCCGCCTGATAGTTCATTAAAATAGGCTAAATGATCGGGGGCATAGCGCAATGATAATGGTAATGGGATGACTGCGACTATTACCAGGTAAGAATATAGCTTGTGCTTATGGAAATCCAAATGCCTGGCCAATGGACAAATAAAGAGAAATAGAAACGGGAAAACGGGAAGGATGTAACGTAAGCCCAGTTGATTTTTAGAAAAACTGGCTATGAGTGTCAATAAAATCACAGGTGTGAATAGCATTCCGAGAGTTCTGAGAGACATATCGTCGTTATGGTTTCGTTGTTTGAACCATTGATAAACGGCCAATAGTAGCAAGAACTGAACGGCATGTGGCAGCTTGTATAATAAGGCGCAGATGTAATAGCTATGAAAACCATCGAGTTTCCATTCTGTATTCAGATAGGTCGGATGTGATTGCTGCATAATAAAACGCTGCAAATCAAAGCCCATTAAGTAATCCCGAGGCAACAGCAAAGGTATTGTTTGAATGAACGGAGGGAGTTGATTTAACGTTTTTAATTCTGAACTCTGAAATTGGTAAGCACTAATTGGCTGGGATGTCCCTTGAAACAAATAGCCGGCGTTTAAAATGAACCAACTGCTTAATATCAATCCTCCCCATTTTGCGAGAATGCTTCTCTTAGAGAGATTGTTCTCTAGCGTCTTATTTTTGTACCTGATGATAAACCACTGCAGTATCAAAATAAGGGGTAAGAGAATGGCCGTAAATTTCGTGATTTGTGCCAA
The Gimesia aquarii DNA segment above includes these coding regions:
- the trpS gene encoding tryptophan--tRNA ligase produces the protein MRVLSGIQPTGRFHWGNYFGAIKQYIDLQDNDQAFYFIADLHALTTIRNADQLRQNTQEAAIDLLALGLDPKRATLFRQSDIPEVTSLTWILMTITQMSLLEKCHAYKDKKAKGIAADAGLFTYPVLMAADILLYDSDLVPVGQDQIQHVEVTRDLAQRFNTLFRETITIPESRVLDSSAKVPGIDGEKMSKSYRNVIEIFEPPKKQRKKVMSIKTDSATLEDPKDPDSCSVFALYKLFANESQQAELAARYRAGGMGYGDAKQAVHEAALEYFREARERREQLSADTDTVNDILSEGARTAREKGKEVLERVQSACGLSTTHFSL
- a CDS encoding ArnT family glycosyltransferase, giving the protein MPNLKDQLQTSKGFWSIIGSMLLIQFGLGLFTAHKLTVTHDEYWHLPVGFLSWETGKFDYDRLNPPFIRTWSAIPLLFTSAKSGQPPYSSDPADYGDAFLEANPQNYQQYYFLGRCMILLLSVATGVLLAIWARELYSPSAAYLAVFLWSMSPNVLANATLGTQDLAITGFFLATVYCGWKFALNVSWKWALITGAVLGLAQITKFTAILLPLILILQWFIIRYKNKTLENNLSKRSILAKWGGLILSSWFILNAGYLFQGTSQPISAYQFQSSELKTLNQLPPFIQTIPLLLPRDYLMGFDLQRFIMQQSHPTYLNTEWKLDGFHSYYICALLYKLPHAVQFLLLLAVYQWFKQRNHNDDMSLRTLGMLFTPVILLTLIASFSKNQLGLRYILPVFPFLFLFICPLARHLDFHKHKLYSYLVIVAVIPLPLSLRYAPDHLAYFNELSGGPENGAQHLIDSNLDWGQDLYLLKQYVDNNALYDIGLAYFGTVPPSSQDINYHLPPELRPAPGLYAISASLIQGRPYSARKPDGSRHNIGLDMLGYFRFFKPKAQLGYSINVYELTPEDVARWEMAVIRANRGSYPQ
- a CDS encoding MFS transporter; translation: MFNPPVVYPLLISRYEIETMTDQSTEPQRQPNQKASFIQWLIIATVLITALSLLAVHLPERLKLLLVYAVVYGLISGGVLTTLAIKFELSVKKTLILVIVCLTILGQSLVLYLSHQRYREMTLKRFKADQTSFAIDRVIATSEPPEDPKARKDYEQVLKQIREAKTERRKREKDLLKISSYLKHRISAIANLKAPWPHLFWFIELILCCLAAIWASRQVVRSDSNNTSAEKSIESKS
- a CDS encoding dihydroorotate dehydrogenase yields the protein MNAPTQTDLLSVTLNRLHLKNPILVASGTFGYAREMEPFLDFSQLGGIIPKTITTEPRIGNPPPRTIETSAGLLNSIGLDNDGIDLFLEKHLNYLASLDTSLIVNIAGRTIDEMAVMAARLNSFQDQIAALELNISCPNVSGGVDFGTQPDLTEKMLKQVTESCQLPIIAKLTPNVTSVVEIAQAAASGGADAVSLINTVQGTAIDWRHKKPILGGVFGGLSGPAIKPVALRIVCQVSRALDIPIIGVGGIANIDDVMEFIVAGASAVQIGTANFYNPGLATQLVGELEQVVLEEKCTRVSELVGSLVYPER
- a CDS encoding HU family DNA-binding protein, with protein sequence MTKKEIVKVISEEIGLTQLKTKEIVQKTFDAIVDTLVTDKRIELRNFGVFEVKKRAARKARNPRTGERVDVEEKYVVTFKPGKEMEKRVRDLEEEAARLKAAASQPQVGNPAATSQPQQSPPAAQQSPGSPQVGTYNNGSYASGTQHTP
- a CDS encoding PQQ-binding-like beta-propeller repeat protein, whose protein sequence is MPNIFSYQMIFTLLFLHTLLGPTQASDWPMWRLNAQRSAKTEQTIPDTLHVHWVHHLPQLDPAFKNARLQFDAGYEPIVKNGILFYGSSDTNSVTALDVKTGKELWRFYTNGPVRLAPVAWKDSVLFGSDDGYLYSLAAQTGALQWKFQAVPSSRLILGNRRLISVWPVRGGPVVDEDTIYFAAGVWPFEGIFIYALNAETGERRWINDRLGYIYGQHPHAAEAFGGVTPQGYLLITGDELIVPCGTAFPARLNKQTGELIEFQLPKAGRKPGGWFTAAGKAARRGETEAPKSDLLFDRDVNSARHENGQNYGPDGKRGIRQQIQAGEKQLTYQKQYPGVTGTIHSMLVASNRLLITTLEGSIYCLGSEKVSTQKHVSPALNRQETTQPQATGSQLPSVISKRVAGGGNVLLAGIPDTKLIEGLLTDKSLYIVALESDLDQAKTLRHTYYNQGWTASEISFIEGPLSDFEMPAYFAQLIIAQEPQHSGFESFLQLVTNLYPSLRPYGGSLLLNCTEETHSKLKEEFRDLSQAQISRHSGYTVIEKAGAIPGSTNYTGGWSSPDELVKAPVGVLWYDDSVGNFKRAPQPMFVDGVMISHSKYWQGYPAGIRPPYKLLKPQYSDVYTGRTLNEKQAKTLVKELPTRDQTQKQPSQYRPPYQKNDWSPAPPVIGERTNPLTGQSEPRAFPKSYGCDGGVDYSYLYTMRSGTAAFYDKRVESGTIHISGPRSGCTNSIVPANGLLNVPYYFQGCTCSYPLPVGLSLISMPEVYEQWMVWGKSEAKEIRRVGLNFGAPGDRKTDRGTLWLDAPSVGGPSPELDLTIEPKNVTPFYQHSLWVEGGRGWPWVGASGISGVKSITLKNLKRSNYTLRLYFVEPEFSTTEQRIFSVSLNGKPLIKDLDIYQETQAGHHIHVREFSQTPLAGTLNLAFTATKGKPLICGVELVEKNLPLDTLVKLPTRKQRLLTKVNP
- a CDS encoding molybdenum cofactor guanylyltransferase, encoding MSNISKETKVGGMILCGGESSRMDYPKAWLPMGNELMLQRVVRVVSDTVSPVIVVASQKQKLPELPESVTVIFDKETGAGPLPAIAHGLATLKDRCDAAFVSGCDTPLIDVKFITKIISALGENQLVMVQEGKWYHPLAAVYRTSLIEQIYHLLNSNQRRPIDLAESAKACFLKADVLREIDPELRGLQNINTREQYFELLRETGLANSTKIPF
- a CDS encoding YkgJ family cysteine cluster protein; this translates as MSDQHSEQTPWYREGLNFTCTQCGNCCTGAPGVVWVEDSEIEAIAELTGKSKGEVLLMHTRLYAGRRSLTEYANGDCTFFDPEKRCCTVYEARPTQCRTWPFWKSNLESEESWKSLTPECPGAGKGAFISFDEIQKRAAQSDL
- a CDS encoding sulfatase-like hydrolase/transferase, yielding MYRDQTNNQTIFSILTFVLISWIVSTSCFAAAKNPPNIVLIVSDDQGYKDLGCFGSQEVITPHLDRLAKEGARLTNFYVTWPACTPSRGSLLTGRYPQRNGIYDMIRNEAPDYGHKYKPEEYEVTFERIGGMDVREKLLPQLLKASGYVSGIYGKWDLGVHKRFLPLARGFDDFYGFTNTGIDYFTHERYGVPSMFRNNELTEEDKGEYCTYLFQRDAVRFLKENHQKPFFLYLPFNAPHGASSLDPRIRGGAQAPEKYKKMYPHLKDSLVTKKKTGRYEFRESSKGPVIAQGVSASKRRLEYVASITCMDAAIGEVLDLLDEYKIADNTIVVFFSDNGGGGGSDNSPLKGKKGMMFEGGIRVPCIVRYPKKIKAGTVNEGLLTSLELVPTFLKEADIPLPEEIVFDGYDMLPTLMEQGESPRKEMYWQRRADKAARVGNWKWVESAKGDGLFNLSQDVGEKHDLSKSHPEKLKEMKAYFANWKKEMAEAEPRGPFRDF